The following proteins are co-located in the Nocardioides piscis genome:
- a CDS encoding PP2C family protein-serine/threonine phosphatase, producing MSEALACPSCGVAADGESNFCEDCGTALNAEAASAPAGSPRLTVPDPEGGEPSPIDDLGSGPISRATAAQAPAPPPAPEPVPPCVSCGGVVGPDGYCEQCGVKALSARDHFREQPATWVAGVCDKGIRHSRNEDAMAMSASDDGSAPERRAVLIVLDGVSNTDDSQVGSLAGARAALAVLQARLPQGMGTPDSTHAAATQAMTAAVEAAQAEVVAAAPADAANPASATFTAAVLEDDTVTCANVGDSRIYWLPDASTGVQLSVDDSAAQDQIEAGVPRLVAESSAQAHAITKWLGRDSQGHAPRVVRLTLSEPGWLLVCSDGLWNYASEPAALAEQIRAVDSSDPAVVALALTDFANGRGGQDNITTVLARVEPLEHAPEPTPTPKEQPHG from the coding sequence ATGTCCGAAGCCCTGGCCTGCCCCTCCTGCGGCGTCGCCGCGGACGGCGAGTCCAACTTCTGCGAGGACTGCGGCACAGCCCTCAACGCCGAGGCGGCCTCAGCGCCTGCCGGGTCGCCGCGGCTCACCGTGCCCGACCCCGAGGGCGGTGAGCCGAGTCCGATCGACGACCTCGGCAGCGGCCCGATCTCCCGAGCCACCGCGGCACAGGCCCCCGCCCCGCCGCCGGCCCCCGAACCCGTGCCGCCATGCGTCTCCTGCGGGGGCGTCGTCGGGCCCGACGGCTATTGCGAGCAGTGTGGAGTCAAGGCGCTCAGCGCGCGCGACCACTTCCGCGAGCAGCCCGCCACCTGGGTCGCCGGGGTCTGCGACAAGGGCATCCGACACAGCCGCAACGAGGACGCCATGGCGATGTCAGCCAGCGACGACGGATCGGCTCCTGAGCGTCGAGCCGTCCTGATCGTCCTCGACGGGGTGTCGAACACCGACGACTCGCAGGTCGGCTCCCTCGCTGGGGCCAGGGCCGCTCTCGCCGTCCTCCAGGCACGGCTGCCCCAGGGGATGGGGACCCCGGACAGCACTCACGCCGCCGCCACCCAGGCCATGACGGCGGCCGTCGAGGCAGCCCAGGCCGAGGTGGTCGCGGCAGCGCCGGCGGATGCCGCCAACCCGGCTTCGGCGACCTTCACCGCGGCCGTGCTCGAGGACGACACCGTCACCTGCGCCAACGTCGGCGACTCCCGGATCTATTGGCTGCCCGACGCCTCGACGGGGGTGCAGCTCAGCGTCGACGACTCCGCCGCCCAGGACCAGATCGAGGCCGGCGTCCCCCGGCTGGTCGCCGAGTCGTCCGCCCAGGCCCATGCGATCACCAAGTGGCTGGGACGCGACAGCCAGGGCCACGCGCCCCGGGTCGTCCGGTTGACCTTGTCCGAGCCCGGCTGGCTGCTCGTCTGCTCCGACGGGCTGTGGAACTACGCCTCCGAGCCGGCCGCTCTGGCCGAGCAGATCCGGGCGGTCGACAGCTCCGACCCGGCCGTCGTGGCGCTGGCGCTGACCGACTTCGCCAACGGTCGCGGCGGTCAGGACAACATCACCACCGTGCTCGCCCGCGTGGAGCCGCTCGAGCACGCCCCAGAACCCACCCCGACCCCGAAGGAGCAGCCGCATGGCTGA
- a CDS encoding LmeA family phospholipid-binding protein has product MRRGRARDVLLGAFGTLLVLVVMGATLWWTATDPADQGEERPSATTPTDAGGLPDTTPPTDLSEGEAWFEELRLDAGTVVAEDSMLRDVSAVGHDVTTSPDAVVAQRVSVEATVPFEVVADEIGDGTSVGPAADGQSMVVRTVEVLGRDLTVTATGTVVAESGRLVVEPTSIDIGGLDFISYAIATVVRQLVTIEHEVEGLPDGLVLEDVDVHDDGFRAHLIGEDVQLVP; this is encoded by the coding sequence ATGCGACGAGGCCGAGCCAGGGACGTGCTGCTGGGTGCCTTCGGGACGCTCCTCGTCCTCGTCGTCATGGGCGCGACCTTGTGGTGGACGGCGACCGACCCGGCCGACCAGGGCGAGGAGCGCCCCAGCGCGACGACCCCGACGGACGCCGGGGGGCTCCCCGACACGACTCCCCCGACCGACCTGAGCGAGGGGGAAGCCTGGTTCGAGGAGCTGAGGCTGGATGCCGGGACGGTCGTGGCCGAGGACTCGATGCTCCGCGACGTGAGCGCCGTGGGGCACGACGTCACCACCAGCCCTGACGCGGTGGTGGCACAACGGGTGAGCGTCGAGGCGACCGTGCCGTTCGAGGTCGTCGCCGACGAGATCGGTGACGGCACGTCGGTCGGCCCGGCCGCCGACGGCCAGTCGATGGTCGTTCGAACCGTGGAGGTCCTCGGTCGCGACCTGACCGTCACGGCCACCGGGACCGTGGTCGCAGAGTCCGGGAGGCTGGTCGTCGAGCCGACCTCCATCGACATCGGGGGTCTGGACTTCATCTCCTACGCCATCGCCACGGTCGTACGGCAGCTCGTCACCATCGAGCACGAGGTCGAGGGCCTGCCGGACGGACTCGTCCTCGAGGACGTCGACGTCCACGATGACGGCTTCCGTGCCCACCTGATCGGCGAGGACGTGCAGCTCGTGCCGTAG
- a CDS encoding AAA family ATPase has translation MSTPRTLREALDALTELAATAGLDPALARAEGEALAATVAEPARGAYADWCTETGHSTAEDFTTAASRGRRYRVAQTPAMASLAASGSTHAASYAQALSDVALAGSLLGEDNPRAIGNAATAAAAQLGAAPGDVAPIRPLAEREHVPGVADHFLQQVMEQGRIVREKLAALEGAQLLHDPGAGLGTPPTPSSTNRTTQPDHIQTAPVEPQSPPGPVEPEPPRKTVEELLAELDDLVGLTEVKAEIHRQAAVLRVEGLRAEAGLEGLTITRHLIFNGNPGTGKTTVARLVAGIYRALGLLSQGQLVEVDRSELVAGYLGQTAMKTAEVVKSAIGGVLFIDEAYALAGDQYGQEAIDTLVKEMEDHRGDLVVIVAGYPLPMAVFIGQNPGLESRFRTAIDFADYTDDELVAIFELMASGAAYDTDEAVLARLREMLTGVERGPSFGNARYVRNVLEAAIGKHAWRLREVEAPTLEQLRLLVPEDLAPPPDAVEPFAQLPQDLPEDHS, from the coding sequence ATGAGCACCCCACGCACCCTGCGCGAAGCCCTCGACGCGCTGACCGAGCTCGCCGCCACCGCAGGCCTCGACCCGGCGCTCGCCCGTGCCGAGGGTGAGGCCCTGGCCGCCACCGTCGCGGAGCCGGCTCGCGGGGCGTATGCCGACTGGTGCACCGAGACCGGGCACAGCACCGCCGAGGACTTCACCACCGCCGCCTCCCGTGGCCGGCGCTATCGCGTGGCCCAGACGCCGGCGATGGCCTCGCTCGCGGCCAGTGGCTCGACCCACGCCGCCTCATACGCCCAGGCGCTCTCCGACGTCGCGCTCGCAGGCAGCCTGCTCGGCGAGGACAACCCCCGCGCCATCGGCAACGCCGCCACCGCCGCGGCCGCCCAGCTCGGTGCCGCTCCCGGCGACGTCGCGCCCATCCGCCCGCTCGCCGAGCGCGAGCACGTGCCCGGTGTCGCCGACCACTTCCTGCAGCAGGTGATGGAGCAGGGCCGGATCGTCCGCGAGAAGCTCGCGGCCCTCGAGGGAGCGCAGCTCCTGCATGACCCGGGCGCCGGACTCGGCACACCCCCGACCCCATCGTCGACGAACCGCACGACCCAGCCGGACCACATCCAGACGGCCCCCGTCGAGCCGCAGAGCCCGCCAGGACCAGTCGAGCCCGAACCCCCGAGGAAGACCGTCGAGGAGCTCCTCGCCGAGCTCGACGACCTGGTCGGGCTGACCGAGGTCAAGGCCGAGATCCACCGGCAGGCGGCGGTGCTGCGCGTCGAAGGGCTGCGCGCCGAGGCGGGTCTCGAAGGCCTGACCATCACCCGACACCTGATCTTCAACGGCAACCCCGGCACGGGCAAGACCACGGTCGCCCGGCTCGTGGCCGGCATCTATCGAGCGCTCGGCTTGCTCTCGCAGGGCCAGCTCGTCGAGGTCGACCGCTCCGAGCTGGTCGCCGGCTATCTCGGCCAGACGGCGATGAAGACGGCCGAGGTGGTGAAGTCGGCCATCGGCGGAGTGCTCTTCATCGACGAGGCCTATGCGCTGGCAGGCGACCAGTACGGCCAGGAAGCGATCGACACGCTGGTCAAGGAGATGGAGGACCACCGTGGGGACCTGGTCGTGATCGTGGCCGGCTATCCGCTGCCGATGGCCGTCTTCATCGGGCAGAACCCCGGCCTTGAGAGCCGTTTCCGCACTGCGATCGACTTCGCCGACTACACCGACGACGAGCTGGTCGCGATCTTCGAGCTGATGGCCTCCGGGGCCGCCTACGACACCGACGAGGCGGTGCTGGCCCGCCTGCGCGAGATGCTGACGGGCGTCGAGCGGGGGCCGTCCTTCGGCAACGCCCGCTATGTCCGCAACGTCCTCGAAGCAGCGATCGGCAAGCACGCCTGGCGCCTGCGCGAGGTGGAAGCACCCACCCTCGAGCAGCTGCGTCTGCTGGTGCCCGAGGACCTCGCTCCCCCTCCGGACGCCGTCGAGCCGTTCGCGCAACTCCCCCAGGACCTGCCCGAGGACCACTCATGA
- a CDS encoding serine/threonine-protein kinase — protein sequence MTCQQPGCTGQILDGYCDVCGMAADTGAAPIPAAASASSGCSQAGCSGKILDGYCDVCGSPADAAPAPAAAEPDPLTAGTASAKTSASRIQSAALGSTRAGTSSTRRTGSGSRRTRAARLGAGLTVVPAAPAVDATKAIIADPSVPESKRTCSKCDSAIGRSKDGRPGRSEGFCPTCGQPFSFTPKLGPGDLVAGQYEVAGAIAHGGLGWIYLARDRNVSNRWVVLKGLLNSGDPDALAAAIAEQQFLAQVEHPLIVEIYNFVTHEGAGYIVMEWVGGRSLKQVLKQRMKDNNGTYDPLPVDQALAYILEILPAFSYLHDLGLAYCDFKPDNLIQVGDAVKLIDLGGVRRISDDDSAIFGTVGYQAPEVPHVGTSVASDIYTIGRTLVVLCMEFRGYQGTYLHTLPPVDTTPLFQQHDSLYWLIAKCCAPDPADRFTSAEELRTQLLGVLREVVAARTTGTALTSAASPLFEAPSTSASDLDWHHLPALRPDQSDPQHSWLSSVGAADPADLLAALAQAPEESAEVLLRRARAALEVGDDAAAKESTAKLLAQDPWDWRALWIDGLAAIRDEDWASAQGAFSAVYKQVPGELAPKLALAIACERGGLPEVAEALYAACAATDAAYAAPAAFGVARVRATGGDTAGAVRALDMVPSTSRGYPESRQLRADVLLAGSPDDLAVLDQALTSIGSVRMDPGERQRYTVRILNHALEVVTKGGAVRAGAERPTIGGIEAREDTLRDALEQAYRGLAREAGSLDERVTLVNQANAVRNWTLV from the coding sequence ATGACGTGCCAGCAGCCCGGCTGCACCGGCCAGATCCTGGACGGCTACTGCGACGTCTGCGGGATGGCCGCCGACACAGGTGCGGCGCCCATCCCGGCTGCTGCCAGCGCAAGCTCCGGCTGCTCACAAGCAGGCTGCTCCGGCAAGATCCTGGACGGCTACTGCGACGTCTGCGGCTCACCCGCCGACGCTGCGCCGGCACCCGCGGCCGCCGAGCCCGATCCGCTGACGGCCGGCACCGCCTCGGCCAAGACGTCGGCCAGCCGCATCCAGTCCGCGGCACTCGGCTCCACGCGCGCCGGCACGAGCTCCACCCGGCGCACCGGGTCGGGGTCGCGCCGGACCCGGGCCGCTCGCCTCGGGGCCGGCCTGACGGTCGTGCCCGCCGCGCCCGCCGTCGATGCCACCAAGGCCATCATCGCCGACCCGTCGGTGCCGGAGAGCAAGCGCACCTGCTCCAAGTGCGACTCCGCCATCGGCCGCTCGAAGGACGGCAGGCCCGGGCGTTCGGAGGGTTTCTGCCCCACGTGCGGTCAGCCGTTCTCGTTCACCCCCAAGCTCGGCCCCGGTGACCTCGTCGCCGGCCAGTACGAGGTCGCCGGGGCCATCGCGCACGGCGGACTGGGCTGGATCTACCTGGCCCGTGACCGCAACGTGTCCAACCGCTGGGTCGTGCTGAAGGGTCTGCTCAACTCCGGTGACCCCGACGCGCTCGCCGCGGCGATCGCCGAGCAGCAGTTCCTCGCCCAGGTCGAGCACCCGCTGATCGTCGAGATCTACAACTTCGTCACCCACGAGGGCGCCGGCTACATCGTGATGGAGTGGGTCGGCGGCCGCTCGCTGAAGCAGGTCCTCAAGCAACGGATGAAGGACAACAACGGCACCTACGACCCGTTGCCGGTCGACCAGGCGCTGGCCTACATCCTCGAGATCCTGCCCGCCTTCAGCTATCTCCACGACCTCGGCCTGGCCTACTGCGACTTCAAGCCCGACAACCTCATCCAGGTCGGTGATGCGGTCAAGCTGATCGACCTCGGCGGGGTGCGGCGGATCAGCGACGACGACTCCGCCATCTTCGGCACCGTGGGCTATCAGGCGCCCGAGGTCCCGCACGTCGGCACCAGCGTCGCCTCCGACATCTACACGATCGGCCGCACGCTGGTGGTGCTCTGCATGGAGTTCCGCGGCTATCAGGGCACCTATCTGCACACCCTGCCGCCGGTCGACACCACCCCGCTCTTCCAGCAGCACGACTCGCTCTACTGGCTGATCGCCAAGTGCTGTGCGCCCGACCCTGCCGACCGTTTCACCTCCGCCGAGGAGCTGCGCACCCAGCTGCTGGGCGTCCTGCGCGAGGTGGTGGCAGCCAGGACGACGGGTACGGCGCTGACCTCTGCTGCCTCGCCCTTGTTCGAGGCCCCGTCGACCTCCGCCTCCGACCTCGACTGGCACCACCTGCCAGCTCTCCGCCCCGACCAGTCAGACCCCCAGCACTCGTGGCTGAGCAGCGTCGGCGCTGCCGACCCCGCAGACCTGCTGGCCGCGCTCGCGCAGGCTCCTGAGGAGTCGGCCGAGGTGCTGCTCCGCCGCGCCCGCGCAGCGCTCGAGGTCGGCGACGATGCGGCCGCGAAGGAGTCGACGGCCAAGCTGCTGGCGCAGGACCCGTGGGACTGGCGGGCACTGTGGATCGACGGCCTCGCCGCGATCCGGGACGAGGACTGGGCCAGCGCCCAGGGGGCGTTCAGCGCGGTCTACAAGCAGGTGCCCGGCGAGCTCGCGCCCAAGCTCGCGCTGGCGATCGCCTGCGAGCGGGGCGGCCTCCCCGAGGTCGCCGAGGCGCTCTACGCCGCCTGTGCGGCCACCGACGCGGCCTATGCTGCGCCGGCTGCCTTCGGCGTCGCCCGGGTGCGCGCGACCGGCGGCGACACCGCCGGCGCCGTGCGGGCGCTCGACATGGTTCCGTCGACCAGTCGCGGCTATCCCGAGAGCCGGCAGCTGCGAGCCGACGTCCTGCTGGCCGGTTCGCCCGATGACCTCGCCGTGCTCGACCAGGCGCTGACGAGCATCGGCTCGGTCCGGATGGATCCCGGCGAGCGACAGCGCTACACCGTGCGGATCCTCAACCATGCGCTCGAGGTTGTCACCAAGGGAGGAGCCGTCAGGGCCGGCGCCGAGCGACCCACGATCGGCGGCATCGAGGCCCGCGAGGACACGCTGCGAGATGCGCTCGAGCAGGCGTATCGCGGGCTGGCCCGGGAGGCCGGCTCGCTCGACGAGCGCGTCACGCTGGTCAACCAGGCCAACGCCGTGCGCAACTGGACGCTGGTGTGA
- a CDS encoding toxic anion resistance protein, whose protein sequence is MSTPSDSAAPAPLAPPEATLTLTAPEAPRAVAETQAPRMAPQVPAEVVPELDAKVDGFLTALSSTTAGSPEFSAQAENVRTMGDADIRQAAETSNRMLEQPVRALQEGGLAQGSAVGKTLLELRRTVEDLDPSTAKGVSRWMDWLPFGDKVEDYFRKYQSSQSQLNAILHSLRNGQDELTKDNVALNLEKTNLWAVMGRLNQYVYVAERLDAKLTARIAELEMTDPEAARTLNKDVLFYVRQKHQDLLTQLAVSIQSYLAIDVIIKNNIELIKGVDRASTTTISALRTAVIVAQALGNQKLVLDQVTALNTTTSGMIRRTSEMLKDNSAAIQEQAASSTINMEDLQAAFANIYATMDSIDEFKVKALDSMSQTIGVLETEVEKSRSYLDRVRAHDARNPTGTLDLTDLPHRA, encoded by the coding sequence ATGAGCACGCCGTCGGATTCCGCTGCACCCGCACCGCTCGCGCCGCCCGAGGCGACCCTGACCCTGACCGCGCCCGAGGCGCCCCGGGCAGTCGCCGAGACCCAGGCCCCGCGGATGGCCCCGCAGGTGCCGGCCGAGGTCGTGCCCGAGCTCGATGCCAAGGTCGACGGCTTCCTCACCGCCCTGTCGTCCACCACCGCCGGCAGCCCGGAGTTCTCCGCGCAGGCCGAGAACGTCCGCACCATGGGCGATGCCGACATCCGCCAGGCAGCCGAGACGTCCAACCGGATGCTCGAGCAGCCGGTGCGCGCGCTGCAGGAGGGTGGGCTGGCCCAGGGCTCGGCCGTCGGCAAGACGCTGCTCGAGCTGCGCCGAACGGTCGAGGACCTCGACCCCAGCACGGCCAAGGGCGTGTCGCGGTGGATGGACTGGCTGCCCTTCGGCGACAAGGTCGAGGACTACTTCCGCAAGTACCAGTCGTCCCAGTCCCAGCTCAACGCGATCCTGCACAGCCTGCGCAACGGCCAGGACGAGCTCACCAAGGACAACGTCGCGCTCAACCTGGAGAAGACCAACCTCTGGGCCGTGATGGGCCGCCTCAACCAATACGTCTATGTCGCCGAGCGTCTCGACGCCAAGCTCACCGCGCGCATCGCCGAGCTCGAGATGACCGACCCCGAGGCCGCCAGGACCCTCAACAAGGACGTCCTGTTCTACGTCCGCCAGAAGCACCAGGACCTCTTGACCCAGCTCGCTGTCTCGATCCAGTCCTATCTCGCGATCGACGTCATCATCAAGAACAACATCGAGCTGATCAAGGGCGTCGACCGCGCCTCCACGACGACCATCTCTGCGCTGCGTACGGCCGTCATCGTGGCCCAGGCCCTCGGCAACCAGAAGCTCGTCCTCGACCAGGTGACGGCCCTCAACACCACCACCTCGGGGATGATCCGACGGACGTCGGAGATGCTCAAGGACAACTCCGCGGCCATCCAGGAGCAGGCGGCCTCGTCGACCATCAACATGGAGGACCTGCAGGCGGCCTTCGCCAACATCTACGCCACGATGGACTCGATCGACGAGTTCAAGGTCAAGGCCCTCGACTCGATGTCGCAGACCATCGGCGTGCTGGAGACCGAGGTCGAGAAGTCGAGGTCCTATCTCGACCGGGTCCGCGCCCACGACGCCCGCAACCCCACCGGCACGCTCGACCTGACCGATCTCCCCCACCGCGCGTGA
- a CDS encoding vWA domain-containing protein: MAEFTAAVYQNEFLPDGGTDVNAIVTVTCTGAGVAGQSGSGAAGEIIIVDTSGSMGHDTMEAAKDAAQAAVAEILDGTRFAVIAGTEKAALVYPQVRSGPALAVMDDTTRAEALDAISRFRASGGTAIGSWLDLAGSVFASVPEVTQRHAILLTDGENGERQEVLDAAIQRATGYFQCDCRGAGTDWKVEELRRVATALLGTVGIIPRPDEMRDEFKAMMQAAMSRGVADAQLRVWTPQGSQVLFVRQVAPTVEDLTARRVEVNPLTGAYPTGAWADESRDYHVAVRLPAKAVGQEQLAARVQLAVGDDVVAQGLVKATWSNDSELTAKIDKQVAHYTGQAELAAMIQEGLAAKSAGDDATATTKLGRAVQLAAATGNEEATTRLRKVVDVDDEKEGTVRLKKAVDKADEMALDTASTKTTRIKK, translated from the coding sequence ATGGCTGAGTTCACTGCCGCCGTCTATCAGAACGAGTTCCTGCCTGACGGCGGGACCGACGTGAATGCCATCGTGACGGTCACCTGCACGGGTGCGGGGGTTGCCGGCCAGTCGGGTTCGGGTGCCGCCGGCGAGATCATCATCGTCGACACCTCGGGGTCCATGGGCCACGACACCATGGAGGCGGCCAAGGATGCGGCACAGGCAGCCGTGGCCGAGATCCTCGACGGCACCCGCTTCGCGGTGATCGCCGGCACCGAGAAGGCCGCCCTGGTCTATCCGCAGGTCCGGTCCGGACCGGCGCTCGCCGTCATGGACGACACCACCCGCGCGGAGGCGCTCGACGCGATCTCGCGCTTCCGGGCGTCCGGGGGGACCGCGATCGGCTCGTGGCTCGACCTGGCCGGCAGCGTCTTCGCCTCGGTCCCCGAGGTCACCCAGCGGCACGCCATCTTGCTCACCGACGGCGAGAACGGTGAGCGACAGGAAGTGCTCGACGCCGCCATCCAGCGCGCCACCGGCTATTTCCAGTGCGACTGCCGCGGAGCCGGCACCGACTGGAAGGTCGAAGAGCTGCGACGGGTCGCCACCGCACTCCTGGGCACCGTCGGCATCATCCCCCGGCCCGACGAGATGCGCGACGAGTTCAAGGCGATGATGCAGGCCGCGATGTCGCGCGGCGTCGCCGACGCCCAGCTCCGGGTGTGGACCCCTCAGGGGTCGCAGGTGCTCTTCGTGCGCCAGGTGGCACCGACGGTCGAGGACCTCACCGCCCGCCGCGTCGAGGTCAACCCGCTGACGGGGGCCTATCCCACTGGCGCCTGGGCCGACGAGTCACGCGACTACCACGTCGCCGTACGCCTCCCGGCCAAGGCCGTGGGCCAGGAGCAGCTGGCTGCCCGCGTCCAGCTCGCCGTCGGCGACGACGTCGTCGCCCAGGGCCTCGTCAAGGCCACCTGGTCCAACGACTCCGAGCTGACGGCCAAGATCGACAAGCAGGTCGCCCACTACACCGGGCAGGCCGAGCTGGCCGCCATGATCCAGGAAGGCCTGGCCGCCAAGTCGGCCGGTGACGACGCGACGGCCACCACCAAGCTCGGCCGGGCGGTGCAGCTCGCCGCCGCGACCGGCAACGAGGAGGCCACCACACGCCTGAGGAAGGTCGTCGACGTGGATGATGAGAAGGAAGGCACCGTCCGGCTGAAGAAGGCGGTCGACAAGGCCGACGAGATGGCCCTCGACACCGCCTCGACCAAGACGACCCGGATCAAGAAGTAG
- a CDS encoding haloalkane dehalogenase, whose protein sequence is MDAYRTPDAAFDHCPDFPWEPAYAQVVDPDGGTLRMAYVDAGPADGPVALLLHGEPSWSFLYRHVIAELTQRGIRCVAPDLIGFGRSDKPLDQGDYSFARMVEWTRELVFDHLDLRDVTLVCQDWGGLIGLRLVAEHEGRFAGVVAANTGLPTGDFDMPELWWMFRRAVAAAEVLDVGRLVAAGCVRPMADDVRAAYDAPFPEERAKAGPRVMPTLVPTQPDDPAAEANRAAWEVLSTSQVPFLLAFSDSDPITGAMAPIMHKLVPGARDLDHPTLENAGHFLQEDAGTELGRVVADFMLG, encoded by the coding sequence ATGGACGCATACCGGACCCCGGACGCCGCTTTCGACCACTGCCCGGACTTCCCCTGGGAGCCGGCCTACGCACAGGTCGTTGACCCGGACGGCGGCACGCTGCGGATGGCGTATGTCGATGCGGGACCCGCCGACGGCCCCGTGGCGCTGCTGCTTCACGGTGAGCCTTCGTGGTCGTTCCTCTATCGGCACGTGATCGCGGAGCTCACCCAACGAGGGATCCGGTGCGTGGCGCCCGACCTGATCGGCTTCGGGCGTTCGGACAAGCCGCTGGACCAGGGCGACTACTCCTTCGCCCGGATGGTCGAGTGGACCCGCGAGCTGGTCTTCGACCACCTCGACCTGCGCGACGTCACCCTGGTGTGCCAGGACTGGGGCGGTCTGATCGGTCTGCGACTGGTCGCGGAGCACGAGGGCCGCTTCGCCGGGGTGGTCGCGGCCAACACGGGTCTGCCGACCGGGGACTTCGACATGCCGGAGCTCTGGTGGATGTTCCGCCGCGCGGTCGCAGCGGCTGAGGTCCTCGACGTCGGGCGCCTCGTGGCCGCTGGTTGCGTGCGACCGATGGCCGACGACGTCCGGGCCGCCTATGACGCGCCATTCCCCGAGGAGCGCGCCAAGGCAGGCCCCCGCGTCATGCCCACCCTCGTGCCGACCCAGCCCGACGACCCGGCCGCCGAAGCGAACCGTGCGGCTTGGGAGGTGCTCTCGACCAGCCAGGTGCCGTTCCTGCTGGCCTTCAGCGACAGCGACCCGATCACCGGAGCCATGGCACCGATCATGCACAAGCTCGTCCCCGGCGCCCGGGACCTCGATCACCCGACCCTCGAGAACGCCGGCCACTTCCTCCAGGAGGACGCCGGCACCGAGCTCGGTCGTGTGGTGGCCGACTTCATGCTGGGCTGA
- a CDS encoding cold-shock protein, which yields MAQGTVKWFNAEKGFGFIAQEDGGEDVFVHFSAIQSNGYKSLDENQKVEFDLAQGPKGPQAENVRVS from the coding sequence ATGGCTCAGGGCACCGTCAAGTGGTTCAACGCCGAAAAGGGTTTCGGCTTCATTGCTCAGGAAGACGGCGGCGAGGACGTGTTCGTCCACTTCTCCGCCATCCAGTCCAACGGCTACAAGTCGCTCGACGAGAACCAGAAGGTTGAGTTCGACCTCGCCCAGGGCCCCAAGGGTCCCCAGGCTGAGAACGTTCGCGTCTCCTGA
- a CDS encoding glutamate ABC transporter substrate-binding protein — protein MTATRLHRLAVAFLSSAAVLAATSCGYDATPLPPAPDTSAEVAEPAAPPTCDASTATQSFAPDGGADQGQSLQRIRERGFLIAGVAADNYLLGFRNPFTAQIEGFDIDMVNAIAAGIFGTSDGHVQLRVITAADRIPLLAEDEVDIVARNMTINCTRWQQIAFSAEYFRSGQKLLVRKGSGIKSIEDMAGKRACAPVGTTSIENIQALAPEAIPVTATNDTGCLVKFQNGETDAITTDDTVLAGLAAQDPYAEVLATRRLTEEPYGIGVNSERVDLVRFINRVFERMRADGSWQASYNRWLKPSLGVDATQPTPLYGRRP, from the coding sequence ATGACCGCCACCCGCCTCCACCGACTCGCCGTCGCGTTCCTGTCCTCGGCGGCGGTGCTCGCCGCGACCTCCTGCGGTTATGACGCCACCCCGCTCCCACCCGCGCCTGACACCTCAGCCGAGGTTGCCGAGCCCGCGGCACCCCCCACCTGCGACGCCTCCACCGCAACCCAGTCCTTCGCCCCGGACGGCGGTGCCGACCAGGGCCAGTCGCTGCAGCGGATCCGCGAGCGCGGCTTCCTCATCGCGGGTGTTGCCGCCGACAACTATCTCCTCGGCTTCCGCAACCCCTTCACTGCCCAGATCGAGGGCTTCGACATCGACATGGTCAACGCGATCGCGGCCGGGATCTTCGGCACCAGCGACGGCCACGTGCAGCTGCGCGTCATCACGGCCGCTGACCGCATTCCCCTCCTGGCGGAGGACGAGGTCGACATCGTGGCCCGCAACATGACGATCAACTGCACCCGCTGGCAACAGATCGCCTTCTCGGCCGAATACTTCCGCTCGGGCCAGAAGCTGCTCGTCCGCAAGGGCTCCGGGATCAAGTCCATCGAGGACATGGCAGGCAAGCGCGCCTGTGCCCCGGTCGGCACGACCAGCATCGAGAACATCCAGGCGCTCGCCCCCGAAGCCATCCCCGTCACCGCCACGAACGACACCGGGTGCCTGGTGAAGTTCCAGAACGGCGAGACCGACGCCATCACCACCGACGACACCGTGCTCGCCGGGCTGGCTGCCCAGGACCCCTACGCCGAGGTGCTGGCCACTCGCCGGCTCACCGAGGAGCCCTACGGCATCGGCGTGAACTCCGAGCGCGTCGACCTGGTCCGCTTCATCAACCGGGTCTTCGAGCGGATGCGGGCCGACGGGTCGTGGCAGGCGTCGTACAACCGATGGCTCAAGCCCTCGCTCGGCGTCGACGCGACCCAACCGACACCGCTCTACGGACGGCGCCCATGA